A DNA window from Pseudodesulfovibrio thermohalotolerans contains the following coding sequences:
- a CDS encoding dihydrodipicolinate synthase family protein, with translation MFRPEGIYPALLTPFDEDHRINETELRRLSEFCVQKGLDGIFPVSSVGEGLHMSFEEKCRCMDIVMDQVDGRIPVTPGVVASTPDESARLARHAGSLGCPAVVGTPPYYFKPGVAMVERFFETIVEKGGVPLILYNIPLFTQPLDYDMVKRLSRYEYVVGMKDSSGSMVDFLHFMDKISIAGEDISMLTGREETLLACLVMGAKGSMTAMAGIFPEIMVGIYDAWKRGDMDEARTLQKSMLVLVRTMFAVPFPVGFKLGLELRGFNMGPPLMPLAHGDAYQLSVVRSRLQMLMRPLLANYGEKLFETNV, from the coding sequence ATGTTCCGTCCTGAAGGAATTTACCCCGCACTTTTGACACCGTTCGACGAAGACCACCGGATCAACGAAACGGAATTGCGCCGCCTTTCGGAGTTCTGCGTGCAAAAGGGGCTTGACGGCATATTCCCCGTCAGCTCCGTCGGCGAAGGCCTGCATATGAGCTTCGAAGAAAAATGCCGGTGCATGGATATCGTCATGGACCAGGTTGACGGTCGTATTCCCGTCACTCCCGGAGTGGTCGCCTCCACGCCGGATGAGAGCGCCCGGCTGGCGCGCCATGCCGGTTCCCTCGGCTGCCCTGCCGTGGTCGGCACCCCTCCCTATTATTTCAAGCCCGGCGTGGCCATGGTCGAGCGCTTTTTCGAAACCATCGTGGAGAAGGGCGGCGTGCCGCTGATCCTCTACAACATCCCCTTGTTCACCCAGCCCTTGGACTACGACATGGTCAAGCGGTTGAGCCGCTACGAATACGTCGTGGGCATGAAGGATTCCAGCGGCAGCATGGTCGATTTTCTGCACTTCATGGACAAGATATCCATCGCCGGGGAGGACATCAGCATGCTTACCGGCCGCGAGGAAACGCTGCTCGCCTGCCTGGTCATGGGCGCGAAGGGCAGCATGACCGCCATGGCGGGCATCTTTCCGGAAATCATGGTGGGCATCTACGACGCCTGGAAGCGGGGCGACATGGACGAAGCCAGGACTTTGCAGAAGTCCATGCTTGTGCTGGTCCGCACCATGTTCGCGGTGCCGTTCCCGGTCGGGTTCAAGCTCGGCCTGGAGCTGCGCGGCTTCAATATGGGGCCGCCGCTCATGCCGCTGGCCCATGGGGACGCCTACCAGCTTTCGGTGGTTCGTTCCCGGCTCCAGATGCTGATGCGTCCCCTTTTGGCAAACTATGGAGAAAAATTGTTCGAAACCAACGTGTAA
- a CDS encoding TRAP transporter large permease → MTLAVICGVMLIGFCINLPIFLSVIAATLLYFVMNDGISATIAVQRLVGSSQNLSLLAIPFFIMLGTVMNHTGITKRLLKLAELMVGRFHGGLAQANVLLSTMMGGLSASNLADCAMLTKMLMPEMKRHGYDKPFSAAVTASGSLITPIIPPGIALIIYGFLADVSIGKMFMAGILPGILCAVLLMCAIYLVAKKKGYAPSRTQRATSGEYLVALRNAIPAITLVLVIIGGIRFGVFTPTEAGAVAVIYVIVIGMFVYREMKVRHIFESLVETTRSTASVMIIIMACSALAWIFSWEQVAQSMATTITSITTNPHLFLLIINVLFLFLGMVLEGNAILIVLVPLLKPTVMALGIDLVHFGLVIILNLSIGTLSPPVGTVMLLVTGLSGTKIQDFVKAALPFYGALVLSLFLITYFPVITLLLPNLMK, encoded by the coding sequence ATGACTCTCGCCGTTATCTGCGGAGTGATGCTGATTGGCTTCTGCATCAACCTTCCGATATTTCTTTCCGTTATTGCCGCGACCTTGCTGTACTTCGTAATGAACGACGGTATATCCGCGACCATCGCAGTCCAGCGGCTCGTGGGCTCGTCCCAGAACCTTTCGCTGCTGGCCATTCCGTTCTTCATCATGCTCGGCACGGTCATGAACCATACGGGCATCACCAAACGGCTCCTCAAGCTCGCCGAGTTGATGGTCGGCCGTTTCCACGGCGGGCTGGCGCAGGCGAACGTCTTGTTGAGCACCATGATGGGCGGACTTTCGGCGTCCAACCTCGCCGACTGCGCCATGCTCACCAAGATGCTCATGCCGGAGATGAAGCGGCACGGCTACGACAAGCCCTTCTCGGCGGCCGTCACCGCTTCCGGATCGCTCATCACGCCGATCATCCCTCCGGGAATCGCCCTCATCATCTATGGATTCCTGGCCGACGTTTCCATCGGCAAGATGTTCATGGCGGGCATCCTTCCCGGCATCCTGTGCGCCGTTCTTCTCATGTGCGCCATCTATCTCGTGGCCAAGAAGAAGGGGTACGCTCCCTCGCGCACGCAACGGGCGACGTCCGGCGAGTACCTCGTGGCCCTGCGGAACGCCATTCCGGCGATCACCCTGGTCCTGGTCATCATCGGCGGCATCCGGTTCGGCGTTTTCACCCCCACGGAAGCGGGCGCGGTTGCGGTCATCTACGTCATCGTCATCGGCATGTTCGTGTACCGGGAAATGAAGGTGCGCCACATCTTCGAGTCCCTGGTCGAGACCACCAGGTCAACGGCTTCGGTCATGATTATCATCATGGCCTGTTCCGCGCTGGCCTGGATCTTCTCCTGGGAGCAGGTGGCCCAGAGCATGGCCACCACGATCACCTCGATCACCACCAATCCGCATCTTTTCCTGCTGATCATCAACGTGCTCTTTCTGTTCCTGGGCATGGTGCTCGAAGGCAATGCCATCCTCATCGTGCTGGTGCCTCTGCTCAAGCCCACGGTCATGGCCCTGGGAATCGACCTGGTCCACTTCGGGCTGGTGATCATCCTGAACCTGTCCATCGGCACGCTTTCCCCGCCCGTGGGGACGGTCATGCTGCTGGTCACGGGGTTGAGCGGGACCAAGATTCAGGATTTCGTTAAGGCGGCCCTGCCGTTCTACGGGGCGCTCGTGTTGTCCCTGTTCCTGATTACCTACTTCCCCGTGATCACCTTATTATTGCCAAACCTCATGAAATAG
- a CDS encoding TRAP transporter small permease, which yields MRFPDPVKVFDFLPAAALGTIMLLTVAAVFQRYVMSTPIAWLEEVNGLLFLWAIMLGSAAAKGAGSHLSIDILTSLLPPRGQWIMSIVVEVLTLFVAGLMSWYGYLLASQVQFKITNVLGIPYSYIDYAVPAGGIGIALFSIRNIVVLCKGHDPSVAKEMN from the coding sequence ATGCGATTTCCTGACCCGGTAAAGGTATTCGACTTCCTGCCCGCAGCGGCGCTGGGAACGATCATGCTACTGACCGTGGCCGCGGTATTCCAGCGGTACGTGATGTCCACCCCCATCGCCTGGCTGGAGGAAGTGAACGGTTTGCTCTTTCTCTGGGCGATCATGCTCGGAAGTGCCGCGGCCAAGGGTGCCGGAAGCCATTTGAGCATCGACATCCTCACCTCGCTGCTGCCGCCCAGGGGGCAATGGATCATGAGCATCGTCGTTGAGGTCCTTACCCTGTTCGTGGCCGGTCTGATGTCCTGGTACGGCTATCTTTTGGCCAGCCAAGTGCAATTCAAGATCACCAACGTGCTTGGCATTCCCTATAGCTACATCGACTACGCCGTTCCTGCGGGCGGCATCGGCATCGCGCTGTTTTCCATCCGCAACATCGTTGTCCTCTGCAAGGGCCACGACCCCAGCGTCGCCAAGGAGATGAACTGA
- a CDS encoding C4-dicarboxylate TRAP transporter substrate-binding protein translates to MKSVKTTLVALLAGAVLILAMSGIAQAKTTIRLAYENNPGEPLDQVAHKWADLVKERSNGEVELLLFPSSQLGGKKDILEMAKMGVNVITICDAGFLADYVPDFGILVGPYLAESPEKIFKLFKTGWYNDLAKQLESKGLHIVTSNWLYGVRHMVTTKPVKSPADMKGLKIRVPNNRIQIAALKSMGATPTPMPLGEVYPALTQGIIDGAENPLSVLYGQKLYEPAKYIELIGYLTMTAQWVGGQAYFDTLPADVVTLLQETGDEAGLYSRKVMAEEDEKIIKKMIADGSTLVDVDTAAFREMSKSTYSQFPEWTPGLYEKVQKLLAE, encoded by the coding sequence ATGAAATCCGTCAAAACCACTTTGGTAGCCCTGCTGGCAGGGGCTGTGCTCATCCTGGCCATGTCCGGGATCGCCCAGGCCAAGACGACCATCCGCCTGGCTTATGAAAACAACCCCGGCGAGCCTTTGGATCAGGTCGCCCACAAATGGGCCGATCTGGTGAAGGAGCGGAGCAACGGCGAGGTGGAGCTTCTGCTGTTCCCCAGCTCGCAGCTCGGCGGCAAGAAGGACATCCTTGAAATGGCCAAGATGGGCGTCAACGTGATTACCATCTGCGACGCGGGCTTTCTGGCCGACTACGTCCCCGATTTCGGCATCCTGGTTGGTCCCTATCTGGCCGAAAGCCCGGAAAAGATTTTCAAGCTCTTCAAGACCGGCTGGTACAACGATCTCGCCAAACAGCTTGAAAGCAAGGGCCTGCACATCGTCACTTCCAACTGGCTGTACGGCGTCCGTCACATGGTCACCACCAAGCCCGTGAAATCGCCCGCCGACATGAAGGGCCTGAAGATTCGCGTACCCAACAACCGCATCCAGATCGCGGCCCTCAAATCCATGGGCGCGACCCCGACCCCGATGCCCCTGGGCGAGGTCTACCCCGCGCTGACGCAGGGCATCATCGACGGCGCCGAGAACCCGCTGAGCGTGCTGTACGGCCAGAAGCTCTACGAGCCCGCCAAGTACATCGAGCTGATCGGCTACCTGACCATGACCGCCCAGTGGGTCGGCGGCCAGGCCTACTTCGACACCCTGCCTGCCGACGTCGTGACCCTGCTTCAGGAGACCGGCGACGAAGCCGGGTTGTACAGCCGCAAGGTCATGGCCGAGGAAGACGAGAAGATCATCAAGAAGATGATCGCCGACGGCTCCACCCTGGTGGATGTAGACACGGCCGCCTTCCGGGAGATGTCCAAGTCCACCTACTCCCAGTTCCCCGAGTGGACTCCCGGTCTGTACGAAAAGGTCCAGAAGCTGCTGGCGGAATAG
- a CDS encoding LysR family transcriptional regulator codes for MELYQLRTFVAVAEEGNFTRAGRRVHATQPAVSAHIKALEEELGVRLFDRVPRGVELTQAGAELVHDAIEVLAAANALKARAVTLGGEVAGQVALGLCTDPAFLKATSLIDLMSERFPKLSLKLIQSPSGVILSGIRARTLDAGFVFSGNPYHDLESIKLAEPKYSILGAARWRDELAVADAEALSAFTWVMPASHSPFRELQLEIFNKYGIVPARTIGADSEEVIRALVADGKGLALVREDEMTAMLESGQAAECVLVGRHPVEVNFVFRKGEDSLPSLAAIIELVRRTWEC; via the coding sequence ATGGAACTCTACCAGCTAAGAACGTTCGTGGCAGTGGCCGAGGAAGGCAATTTTACCCGTGCGGGCAGGCGGGTACATGCCACCCAGCCTGCGGTGAGCGCGCATATCAAGGCCCTTGAGGAAGAGCTTGGCGTGCGGCTTTTCGACAGGGTGCCGCGCGGCGTCGAGTTGACCCAGGCCGGAGCCGAACTGGTGCATGACGCCATTGAAGTGCTGGCTGCGGCCAACGCGCTCAAGGCCCGGGCCGTGACTCTGGGCGGCGAGGTGGCGGGGCAGGTCGCGCTGGGGCTGTGCACCGATCCGGCCTTTCTCAAGGCCACCAGCCTCATCGACCTCATGAGCGAGCGTTTCCCCAAGCTCAGTCTGAAGCTCATCCAGTCGCCGTCCGGCGTGATCCTGAGCGGCATCCGGGCGCGCACCCTGGACGCGGGATTCGTCTTTTCCGGCAATCCCTACCATGATTTGGAGAGCATCAAGCTGGCCGAGCCGAAGTATTCCATTCTGGGCGCGGCCAGGTGGCGCGATGAACTGGCTGTTGCCGATGCCGAAGCGTTGTCCGCGTTCACCTGGGTAATGCCCGCCAGCCACAGCCCGTTCCGAGAACTGCAACTGGAAATATTCAACAAGTACGGGATAGTTCCGGCACGAACCATCGGTGCGGATTCCGAGGAGGTCATCCGCGCCCTGGTTGCGGACGGCAAGGGGTTGGCCCTGGTGCGCGAGGACGAGATGACGGCCATGCTCGAAAGCGGGCAGGCGGCCGAGTGCGTCCTGGTCGGGCGGCATCCGGTTGAGGTGAATTTCGTGTTCCGCAAGGGAGAGGACAGCCTGCCTTCCCTGGCCGCCATCATAGAGCTGGTGCGGCGCACCTGGGAGTGCTGA
- a CDS encoding RraA family protein yields the protein MTPEEKRICAHRLEQCYSGAVYDALREKGIRDCVLPPEFAPLAPGRRLAGPVYAVEGERVTTSDHETLLEWTGLLSKVPSGTVLMIQPNDMEQAYMGELSAETLSLKGVRGAIIDGNCRDTDFIVRSGFRVFAKGKTPRDVVGTWLPRKFDAPVLMGGVTVNPGDFVVADEDGIVIVPGDLVEEITTRAEEFLRTESLVRKAILEGEDPQQAYIKYGKF from the coding sequence ATGACACCGGAAGAAAAAAGAATTTGCGCCCATCGCCTTGAGCAGTGTTATAGCGGCGCGGTTTACGACGCCCTGCGTGAAAAAGGCATCCGCGATTGCGTGCTGCCCCCGGAGTTCGCACCCCTGGCCCCGGGACGCAGGCTGGCCGGTCCCGTCTACGCCGTGGAGGGCGAGCGGGTAACCACCTCGGACCACGAGACCCTGCTGGAATGGACCGGGCTGTTGTCCAAGGTCCCGAGCGGCACGGTGCTTATGATCCAGCCCAATGACATGGAGCAGGCGTACATGGGCGAGTTGTCCGCTGAAACCTTGTCGCTCAAGGGCGTCAGGGGAGCGATCATCGACGGGAACTGCCGGGACACTGACTTCATCGTCCGTTCGGGATTTCGCGTGTTCGCCAAGGGCAAAACTCCAAGGGACGTCGTCGGCACCTGGCTTCCCAGAAAATTCGACGCCCCGGTCCTCATGGGCGGCGTGACCGTCAATCCCGGCGACTTCGTGGTCGCGGACGAAGACGGCATTGTCATCGTACCGGGCGACCTGGTGGAGGAGATCACCACCAGGGCCGAGGAGTTCCTCAGGACGGAAAGCCTTGTGCGCAAGGCCATTCTGGAAGGCGAGGACCCGCAACAGGCGTACATCAAATACGGCAAGTTCTGA
- a CDS encoding enoyl-ACP reductase FabI: protein MLLKDKKALIFGVVNDRSIAYGIARQLKEHGARLAFSYAADPIERRLAPICEELGGEFMYKCDVTSDEEIASGADLVREKWGGVDILVHSIAYANREDLKGRFIDTSREGYKVALDVSSYSLVALCRAFEPLFPVGGSVLTMSYYGSGKVVANYNAMGVAKAALEACVRYLAVDLGEKGVRINAISAGPVKTMAASGISGFKSILGRIEEKAPLHRNISIEDVGKCALYLASDLSSGTTGDVVFVDSGYNIMGV, encoded by the coding sequence ATGCTGCTCAAGGATAAAAAGGCTCTCATTTTCGGCGTGGTCAACGACCGCTCCATCGCCTACGGCATCGCCAGGCAATTGAAGGAACACGGCGCGCGCCTCGCCTTCAGCTACGCCGCAGACCCCATTGAACGCCGACTGGCCCCCATCTGCGAGGAGCTGGGCGGTGAGTTCATGTATAAATGCGACGTCACCTCGGATGAGGAGATCGCCTCCGGCGCGGACCTCGTTCGCGAAAAGTGGGGCGGCGTGGATATTCTCGTTCACTCCATCGCCTACGCCAACCGCGAAGACCTCAAGGGACGGTTCATCGACACCAGCCGCGAGGGCTACAAGGTCGCCCTGGACGTGTCCTCCTATTCCCTGGTCGCCCTGTGCCGCGCCTTCGAGCCGCTCTTTCCCGTAGGCGGGTCGGTCCTGACCATGAGCTACTACGGCTCGGGCAAGGTGGTGGCCAATTACAACGCCATGGGCGTCGCCAAGGCCGCCCTGGAAGCCTGTGTGCGCTACCTTGCCGTGGACCTGGGCGAAAAAGGAGTGCGCATCAACGCCATCTCGGCCGGGCCGGTCAAAACCATGGCCGCCTCGGGCATCTCGGGCTTCAAGTCCATTCTCGGACGCATTGAGGAAAAAGCTCCCCTGCACCGAAACATCTCCATCGAAGACGTGGGCAAATGCGCCCTCTACCTCGCCTCCGATCTTTCCTCCGGCACCACCGGCGACGTCGTCTTCGTGGATTCGGGCTACAACATCATGGGCGTGTAG
- a CDS encoding UxaA family hydrolase yields MIIGNGYVRKDGRKGIRNVVVVTYLVQCASHVAKKIAGDFGDTVHLAGFTGCYPNDHANRIMTRLCTHPNVGGVVVVALGCESFPRNALVEAVRESGRPVELVVIQEDGGTASSVAKGKAAVSRIQDEIADAPRAPMHLDELVVGTVCGGSDATSGIAANPAVGLFFDKFIDDGGTGIFEETGELIGCEEIIRHRSATPEIGEEVVESIHKAARYYTVMGHGSFAPGNAEGGLTTQEEKSMGAYAKSGSCSISGVIRPGQIPSGKGLYLMDVIPDGEPRFGFPNINDVTEIIEMAASGCHIMLYTTGRGSVAGSAVIPTIKVCANPETYRRMPGDMDIDAGRVLEGRGTLPEVGQEIYDLVVKVGGGTPSKSEALGHQEFELPYKTFAIEESPFDCGCAS; encoded by the coding sequence ATGATCATAGGAAACGGATATGTCCGCAAGGATGGGCGCAAGGGGATCAGGAACGTCGTCGTGGTAACCTATCTGGTCCAATGCGCATCCCATGTGGCCAAGAAGATCGCCGGTGATTTCGGCGATACCGTGCATCTGGCGGGATTCACGGGGTGCTACCCCAACGACCATGCGAATAGAATCATGACTCGCTTGTGTACCCATCCCAATGTGGGCGGCGTGGTCGTCGTGGCCCTGGGCTGCGAGAGCTTCCCCAGGAACGCGCTGGTGGAGGCTGTTCGGGAATCGGGCCGCCCTGTGGAGCTGGTGGTAATCCAGGAAGACGGCGGCACGGCCAGTAGCGTGGCCAAGGGCAAGGCCGCGGTGTCCCGCATCCAGGACGAAATAGCCGACGCGCCCCGCGCTCCCATGCATCTTGACGAGCTGGTGGTCGGCACGGTCTGCGGCGGTTCCGACGCGACCAGCGGCATCGCCGCCAACCCCGCAGTGGGCCTGTTCTTCGACAAGTTCATCGACGACGGCGGAACCGGTATCTTCGAGGAAACCGGAGAGCTGATCGGCTGCGAGGAAATCATCCGCCACCGCAGCGCCACTCCGGAAATCGGCGAAGAGGTCGTGGAATCCATCCACAAGGCCGCCCGCTACTACACGGTCATGGGTCACGGCAGCTTTGCGCCGGGCAATGCCGAAGGCGGTTTGACCACCCAGGAGGAGAAGTCCATGGGCGCGTACGCCAAGAGCGGTTCCTGCTCCATCAGCGGCGTTATCCGGCCCGGACAGATCCCTTCGGGGAAGGGGCTCTACCTCATGGACGTGATCCCCGACGGCGAGCCGCGTTTCGGATTCCCGAACATCAACGACGTCACGGAGATCATCGAAATGGCCGCCTCCGGGTGCCACATCATGCTTTACACCACCGGCAGGGGATCCGTGGCGGGCAGCGCCGTCATTCCGACCATCAAGGTCTGCGCCAATCCCGAAACCTACCGCCGGATGCCCGGCGACATGGATATTGACGCGGGCCGGGTGCTGGAAGGACGCGGCACCCTCCCGGAAGTGGGACAGGAAATCTACGACCTGGTGGTTAAGGTGGGGGGGGGAACCCCGTCCAAGTCCGAGGCCCTGGGTCATCAGGAATTCGAATTGCCTTACAAAACCTTCGCAATCGAAGAATCGCCCTTTGATTGCGGTTGCGCCTCCTAA
- a CDS encoding IclR family transcriptional regulator, giving the protein MQNKNKYQVPALMRAARILELLGKKSADLTEIMTILELPKSSAYSLVLTLEELGFVRRLADGHRFTLGFRLFELGNLSVTKVSIRDYAMRHIQELVQREKVTSHLGALDGAEAVYLLKVDPQDSILINSWEGKRVALTRSAMGKVLLAWLPLERQIALLKSASFVKKTPKTIVDMDELRNHLADVKRQGWAIDDEEDILGIRCVSAPVFSPDGAVRYALSISSTVLAISPERIPELVKAVTEAANNISRSIGTPSEMFQHWKRETMDCNNLMEGSE; this is encoded by the coding sequence ATGCAGAACAAAAACAAATATCAGGTTCCAGCTCTAATGCGGGCGGCTCGGATACTCGAACTGCTCGGCAAGAAAAGCGCGGATTTAACCGAGATCATGACAATCCTGGAACTACCCAAGAGCAGCGCCTATTCGCTGGTGCTTACTCTTGAGGAGTTGGGGTTTGTGCGCCGTCTTGCCGACGGACACAGGTTTACTCTCGGGTTCCGCCTGTTCGAACTTGGCAACCTCTCGGTGACCAAGGTGTCCATCCGGGACTACGCCATGCGGCACATCCAGGAGCTTGTGCAGCGGGAGAAGGTCACCAGCCATCTGGGAGCGTTGGACGGCGCGGAAGCCGTGTACCTGCTCAAGGTGGACCCCCAGGACAGCATTCTCATCAATTCCTGGGAAGGAAAGAGGGTGGCCCTGACCCGTTCCGCGATGGGCAAGGTGCTCCTTGCCTGGCTGCCGCTGGAGCGGCAGATCGCGCTGCTCAAGTCGGCATCGTTCGTCAAGAAGACGCCCAAGACCATCGTGGATATGGACGAACTCCGCAATCATCTCGCCGACGTCAAGCGACAGGGGTGGGCGATAGATGACGAAGAGGACATATTGGGAATTCGTTGTGTGAGCGCTCCGGTTTTTTCGCCGGACGGCGCCGTCAGGTATGCGCTCAGCATCTCCAGCACGGTGCTGGCCATCAGCCCGGAGCGGATCCCCGAGCTGGTGAAGGCGGTCACGGAGGCCGCCAACAATATTTCCCGAAGCATCGGGACACCGTCGGAAATGTTTCAGCACTGGAAACGGGAAACCATGGACTGTAATAATCTTATGGAGGGAAGCGAATGA
- a CDS encoding 4Fe-4S dicluster domain-containing protein, whose translation MIKTRKTECTNCRLCMLACTAAHESGLHSSKFSRIHIEDAWPEIGAIHVCVSCAKQFCVEACPEKALSWDGHVVLDKDKCTRCGVCSEACPFGGVRKHPVSGYPLVCDTCNGRYLCIKACPAGAISRR comes from the coding sequence ATGATCAAAACACGGAAAACGGAATGCACCAACTGTCGGCTCTGCATGCTGGCATGTACGGCGGCTCATGAGTCCGGCCTGCACAGTTCTAAATTTTCGCGCATACACATCGAGGACGCCTGGCCCGAAATCGGGGCCATTCATGTCTGCGTGAGTTGCGCCAAGCAATTCTGCGTTGAAGCCTGTCCCGAAAAGGCTTTGTCCTGGGATGGACACGTGGTGCTGGACAAGGACAAATGCACCCGCTGCGGCGTCTGTTCCGAAGCCTGTCCCTTCGGCGGCGTCCGCAAGCATCCGGTGAGCGGTTACCCCCTGGTATGCGATACGTGCAATGGTCGTTATTTATGCATCAAAGCCTGCCCCGCAGGGGCCATTTCGAGGAGATAG
- a CDS encoding UxaA family hydrolase, with protein sequence MSCVRIDPADNIVIATSPLKKGEVINVDGENITVRDDVASYHKVAARDIAKGEPVFRYGVSIGEATEDIQAGSHVHLHNMRSTYLPTYLRKGE encoded by the coding sequence ATGAGTTGTGTACGAATTGATCCGGCGGACAATATCGTCATCGCCACCAGCCCGCTGAAAAAGGGGGAGGTCATCAACGTGGACGGCGAAAACATCACCGTCAGGGATGACGTGGCCTCCTATCACAAGGTTGCCGCCAGGGACATAGCCAAGGGCGAGCCGGTGTTCCGGTACGGCGTTTCCATCGGCGAGGCCACGGAAGACATCCAGGCCGGTTCCCACGTGCATCTGCACAATATGCGGAGCACCTATCTGCCCACCTATCTGCGCAAGGGCGAATAG
- a CDS encoding aldehyde ferredoxin oxidoreductase family protein yields the protein MEWSGYAGKVLEVDLTSGSITINELDRDMAEQFVGGKGFGASILYDRLPAGCDPLSPENMIVLATGPLTGTSVAASGRLELCTKGPATNLWLDCNAGGSFGPELKYAGYDVLIITGAASEPVMLVIEDDDVRLVSADEYWGQDTLETSRRLKADFGGDYRVTCIGQAGELLSPLASVQTEYRSFGRGGAGAVMGSKKLKAIVVNGSGGLRAADSAKLDMMIREAANELANSPDTGSARPEFGTNVLLSLMEYTGIHPNKNFQQSTLEGEPVTELEVSRYFDRSRACFACPIRCSKIARVKEGRFKGAFTEGPEYETVWAFGGHCANKDIPTIIEAEHVCDAYGLDAVSVGNVIGFLMDCWERGFITAEDTAGLEFTWGNVEAMIEAVHLMGKREGPGMDWSMGVRYLEGIIPGAAGLGGHVKGLELPAYDPRASKAMALAYATSDRGGCHLRSWPISEEVMVQNPLGQHTLEFKPEVVKGQQDFYSLINSSGLCLFAAFVLTMEQIAPLMEYATGLPGLDSADKLIAAGERINTLVRLFNLREGLTADQDTIPDRFRTDPLPDGPCKGETVDVAQLVSAYYCLREWDSEGRPTEELLNKLGLAERSAASQQ from the coding sequence ATGGAGTGGAGCGGATACGCCGGAAAAGTGCTCGAAGTTGATCTGACTTCGGGTTCCATCACCATCAACGAGCTTGACCGCGATATGGCCGAGCAGTTCGTGGGCGGCAAGGGGTTCGGGGCGAGCATCCTGTACGACAGGTTGCCCGCCGGATGCGACCCCCTGTCTCCAGAAAACATGATCGTTCTGGCCACCGGTCCCCTGACTGGCACCAGCGTCGCGGCCTCCGGGCGGCTTGAGCTGTGTACCAAGGGACCTGCTACCAACCTGTGGCTGGATTGCAACGCGGGCGGAAGCTTCGGGCCGGAATTGAAATATGCGGGCTATGACGTGTTGATTATTACCGGCGCGGCCTCCGAGCCGGTAATGCTGGTCATAGAGGACGACGACGTTCGCCTGGTTTCAGCAGATGAATACTGGGGGCAGGATACCCTGGAAACCTCCCGGCGGCTCAAGGCCGACTTCGGTGGCGATTACCGGGTGACCTGCATCGGCCAGGCGGGAGAACTGCTTTCGCCGTTGGCCTCGGTGCAGACGGAATACCGCTCCTTCGGCCGGGGCGGGGCCGGGGCGGTCATGGGCAGCAAAAAGCTCAAGGCCATTGTGGTCAATGGATCGGGAGGTCTCAGGGCCGCAGATTCCGCCAAGCTGGATATGATGATCCGCGAGGCCGCCAACGAGCTGGCCAATTCCCCGGACACCGGTTCGGCGCGGCCCGAATTCGGCACCAATGTGCTCCTTTCCCTCATGGAATATACCGGCATCCACCCGAACAAGAATTTCCAGCAATCCACCCTTGAAGGCGAGCCCGTGACCGAACTGGAGGTCAGCAGGTACTTTGATAGAAGCAGGGCCTGCTTCGCGTGTCCCATCCGGTGCAGCAAGATAGCCCGGGTCAAGGAAGGGCGGTTCAAGGGCGCTTTCACCGAAGGCCCGGAATACGAGACCGTGTGGGCCTTCGGTGGCCATTGCGCCAACAAGGACATCCCGACCATCATTGAGGCGGAGCATGTTTGCGATGCCTACGGCCTGGACGCCGTGTCCGTCGGCAACGTCATCGGGTTCCTGATGGATTGCTGGGAGCGGGGTTTTATCACCGCCGAGGATACGGCGGGGCTCGAATTTACCTGGGGCAACGTGGAAGCCATGATCGAGGCGGTCCATCTCATGGGCAAGCGGGAAGGTCCCGGCATGGATTGGTCCATGGGCGTGCGCTATCTCGAAGGAATTATCCCCGGAGCCGCCGGCCTGGGTGGCCACGTCAAGGGGCTTGAGTTGCCCGCCTACGACCCGAGGGCGAGCAAGGCCATGGCCCTCGCCTACGCCACCAGCGACCGGGGCGGCTGCCACTTGCGTTCCTGGCCCATTTCCGAAGAGGTCATGGTGCAGAATCCGCTGGGTCAGCACACGCTGGAGTTCAAGCCCGAAGTGGTCAAGGGCCAGCAGGATTTCTACAGCCTCATCAACAGCAGCGGTCTGTGTCTGTTCGCAGCATTCGTCCTGACCATGGAGCAGATAGCTCCGCTCATGGAATATGCCACCGGGCTTCCCGGACTGGATTCCGCCGACAAGCTAATCGCGGCCGGAGAGCGCATCAATACTCTCGTCAGGCTGTTCAACCTGCGCGAAGGCTTGACCGCCGACCAGGATACCATCCCCGACCGTTTTCGCACGGACCCGTTGCCGGACGGTCCGTGCAAGGGAGAAACCGTCGATGTGGCGCAACTCGTCAGCGCCTACTACTGCCTGCGCGAATGGGATTCCGAGGGCCGACCCACGGAAGAACTGCTGAACAAACTCGGCCTGGCGGAACGGTCCGCCGCTTCGCAACAATAG